The DNA segment tctcagCAGCCGACCTAGCGACAGAGGAAGACCTCCTGCACAATCCAGACAACCTCCGATCATGGCTCTCTTACATCCATCAACTGAAAGAGCGCATAGCCAACAATGAGCCGCCTAAAGCAGATACGCTCTCACCGGAAGAGATCTTACTGGGCCCTTTGTCGACACACGTAGCTAGGGAGGGTTTACAACAGCTGACAATGGTCTACGAACGGGCATTGGCGATCTTCCCCACGAGCTTCAAACTGTGGAGATCGTATTACCAGACGCGTCAGTCGTATGTCCTTGGACAGCTGACTAGCTCCGCCAAGACAGCTAGGAACCACCATGCGAAAAGAGGATCAGGCTTTAAAACCAATGTTCGAGAATTGCTAGAAGCTGCCGAGGAGGCGAATGAATGGGAAGGTGGATTAGATGGGATCGTAGGATACGAAGAGTGGAGATCGCTCATAGCCACCGGAGAAAGGATGATAGCCTGCTTAAGTCATCTGCCAGCCCCATGGCTTTTACACCTTTCTGTGCTCTTCCACCCGAAATGCCCACCTACCTTCAAGAGGACGTACGCCAGGAGGACGTTTGACAGAGCATTGAGAACCTTGCCGCCGAGTTTGCATGGGAGAGTGTGGGGTCTGTACCTCAGATGGGCGGAGATGATAGGTGGAGAAGCTGGTGAGAGAGTCTGGCGACGGTTTTTGAAGGTGAGTAGTGCTGTATCAACGTGACAGGTTTCCTTTTGCGATGTTTGCTGACGGAATTCGGATTTCCAGGTCGACGCAAGCTTGACCGAACGACACATCACATACCTTCTCGACTCTTCACCTCCTCGACCGCTCGCAGCGTCGAAATACCTTCTATCCCTTGCCCGCCGTGCCGCGAAGAACCTGTACTCGTCACTTGAAGGCAAATCGCCATATCAGCTATTTGTCGACTTCTTGGAACTGGTCGAAAAGTACGCGGACGAAGTGGGTATGGATGAAGAACAGACTCTAGAACTGAAATCTAATCGACAAGCTATCGAGGAGGAAATCTCTGCACCGCAGGAGGAAGCTGCCCCTGCCGAAGAACCAGCTAGTATACATGGTCGACTCATCAGGATAGCTGGACCGCCTGTCCCAATTGAACAAGGCAAGATGTATAAGCCCAAAGATGCGGTCTCAAAGAAAGGACCAGAAGACCTACCTTACGACGAAGATACGGATCCCGCCAATTCTCGCCTTTTAGATGTAGAAGGAATAGTGGAGAGAGACGGTCTAGAAATAtacaaagatcaagctggTAGGCTATGGACGGGGCTAGCTACTTATTGGATCAAGCGAGGCGAATTCGAAAGAGCGTCAGCAACCTTTGAAAGAGGTTTAGCGGCTGTAGTGACTATCAGGGATTTCACCCAGATATTCGACGCCTATGCGGAATTTTCGGAAACAACGATATCCACTTTAATGGATGCTCTAGCAGATGAAGAGaatttggaggatgaagatttCGATGCGGAAGAGACTGAGAAGGAGCTGGATgagcggatgaagaagtttGAAGAGTTGATGGATCGTCGGCCGTTCATCCTGAACGAGGTCTTGCTCAGGAGGAATCCGAACGAAGTGGTAGAATGGGAGAAGCGGGTGGCATTGTTcggggatgacgatgagaaagTCGTGGAGACGTATGTGAAGGCTCTGGATACTATAAACCCACGGAAAGCGACGGGACCCTTATACCCGCTTTACGTGAACTTCGCGAAGTTTtacgaggaaggaggaagcaaAGATGAGAGTGGAGAACCGAAGAATGAGCCGGACTTGAAGCAGGCCAGGAAGATCATGGAACGTGCGACGAAAGTACCCTTCAAGAGCGTCGATGAGTTGGCAGAGGTATGGTGTGAATGGGCTGAGCTGGAGTTGAGGAATGAGTGAGTTTGTCAGATCCCCGTTACGTATTAATCAATGAATCTGACCGTGTCGGGGTAGAAACTATGACGAGGCTATCCGACTGATGCAACGAGCAACAACGATACCGCGTGACCCGAAGAAGGTCAATTTCTATGACGAAGTGAGTACCATATTAGCGAGTTGCACAGCGATGAttgccaagctgatcctCGAATTCAGTCCCTTTCCCCTCAACAACGTCTGTTCAAGTCCCTCAAAATATGGTCATTTTATAGTGATTTAGAGGAATCGATTGGATCGGTGGAATCTACCAAGGCGGTTTACGACAAGATCATGGAGCTCAAGATTGCAAATGCTCAGGTCATTGTCAACTACGCCGGGTTTTTAGAAGAGAACAAGTACTTCGAAGAGAgcttcaaggtgagtcgattcgAAAAATCAGCCATATCGGGCCTGAGCTGACATGGTGCTCCATTTTAGGTGTACGAACGAGGTATCGAGTTGTTCCACCCTTCTGTAGCCTTCGAAATCTGGAACATCTACCTGTCCAAATTCGTCAAGCGATACGGCGGTAAGAAATTGGAACGAGCTAGA comes from the Kwoniella dejecticola CBS 10117 chromosome 11, complete sequence genome and includes:
- a CDS encoding pre-mRNA-splicing factor SYF1; this translates as MAVESSPIASLTSRFPLTFPIPTPLTHSHLISAADLATEEDLLHNPDNLRSWLSYIHQLKERIANNEPPKADTLSPEEILLGPLSTHVAREGLQQLTMVYERALAIFPTSFKLWRSYYQTRQSYVLGQLTSSAKTARNHHAKRGSGFKTNVRELLEAAEEANEWEGGLDGIVGYEEWRSLIATGERMIACLSHLPAPWLLHLSVLFHPKCPPTFKRTYARRTFDRALRTLPPSLHGRVWGLYLRWAEMIGGEAGERVWRRFLKVDASLTERHITYLLDSSPPRPLAASKYLLSLARRAAKNLYSSLEGKSPYQLFVDFLELVEKYADEVGMDEEQTLELKSNRQAIEEEISAPQEEAAPAEEPASIHGRLIRIAGPPVPIEQGKMYKPKDAVSKKGPEDLPYDEDTDPANSRLLDVEGIVERDGLEIYKDQAGRLWTGLATYWIKRGEFERASATFERGLAAVVTIRDFTQIFDAYAEFSETTISTLMDALADEENLEDEDFDAEETEKELDERMKKFEELMDRRPFILNEVLLRRNPNEVVEWEKRVALFGDDDEKVVETYVKALDTINPRKATGPLYPLYVNFAKFYEEGGSKDESGEPKNEPDLKQARKIMERATKVPFKSVDELAEVWCEWAELELRNENYDEAIRLMQRATTIPRDPKKVNFYDESLSPQQRLFKSLKIWSFYSDLEESIGSVESTKAVYDKIMELKIANAQVIVNYAGFLEENKYFEESFKVYERGIELFHPSVAFEIWNIYLSKFVKRYGGKKLERARDLFEQALENCPPKFCKPIYLLYAKLEEEHGLAKRAMGIYDRACTTVQDSDKFDMFTIYIAKATGNFGLPATRPIYERALESLPDKQTAEMCKRFARMERKLGEIDRARAIYAHASQFCDPRVEGDFWNEWNQFEVDTGSEDTFREMLRIKRAVQAAFNTETSFIAAQTAAAAKGAEKPTDTSAQDAADPMAAMERDLPASTAAAKKTGGPAFVASTLKTQNAHGIDQAEDGADGEAVANPDAIEMDEDDF